Proteins from one Sabethes cyaneus chromosome 2, idSabCyanKW18_F2, whole genome shotgun sequence genomic window:
- the LOC128738261 gene encoding WD repeat-containing protein 48 homolog, with the protein MLTHKNNQGGRKKMQVSFVIRDAEEKRHRNGVNALQLDPINGRLYSAGRDAIIRVWNSTQTNSQEPYIQSMEHHNDWVNDIVLCCGGRNLISASCDTTVKVWNAHKGFCMSTLRTHRDYVQALAYAKDREQVASAGLDKAIFLWDVNTLTALTASNNTVTTSSITGSKDSIYSLAMNPSGTIIVSGSTENTLRIWDPRTCNKIAKLKGHTENVKALVVSEDGTQVVSGSSDGKIKLWSIGQQRCIQTIGVHTEGVWALLMTDNFSHVISGSRDKKIVMTELRNPTNSVLICEERAPVLSLCYNIDQTGLWATTWNSDIRCWKLNKTDKLSNYNYSSNSSINSNSGGTAVDGNPITNSTASLGSANAVNTAGASQGKGYEVACIKGGAAIKKYHVLNDKRFMLTKDSEQNVAIYDVLKVKKVEDLGKIEYEDEIKKRSQRVYVPNWFTVDLKTGMPTIVLGQDEVDCFAAWVSAEAGLPEHAEAGTDPKVNYGSLLLQALLEYWKPPPPHHHLQGGPDMENGCDGDIRGNEYFIIPKHTPIIFSEVGGRNVCRLLVKDAAGETESALLSETVPSWVTNVVIERTIPKFIKLPFYLLAHPSMLKQDRSKKERLIANEFIQCRKVCEHVLEKVLGADLPASTGNSNSSQNNSQSDANSEGSQVPAEERIELLCNDVVCDPNMDLRTVRHFIWKQSSDLTFHYRTKSN; encoded by the exons ATGTTGACGCATAAAAACAATCAGGGTGGCCGGAAAAAGATGCAGGTATCGTTCGTGATTCGGGACGCAGAAGAGAAGCGACACCGAAATGGAGTGAACGCCCTGCAGCTGGATCCGATAAATGGGCGGCTCTACTCGGCCGGCCGCGACGCCATCATTCGGGTGTGGAATTCAACGCAAACCAACTCGCAGGAACCGTACATCCAGAGTATGGAACATCACAACGATTGGGTGAATGATATCGTACTGTGCTGCGGCGGGCGGAATT TGATAAGCGCCAGCTGTGACACGACCGTGAAAGTGTGGAATGCCCACAAGGGGTTCTGTATGTCGACCCTGAGAACGCATCGAGATTACGTGCAGGCACTGGCGTATGCCAAGGACCGCGAGCAGGTGGCCAGTGCCGGGCTGGATAAGGCAATATTTTTGTGGGATGTTAATACACTGACGGCACTGACTGcttcaaataatactgttacga CATCGAGTATTACGGGATCGAAGGATTCAATCTACAGTCTGGCAATGAACCCCTCCGGAACGATAATCGTGAGCGGTTCGACGGAAAACACCCTCCGCATTTGGGATCCTCGGACCTGCAACAAGATCGCCAAGCTGAAAGGGCACACTGAGAATGTGAAGGCGTTGGTGGTGTCCGAGGATGGTACGCAGGTCGTATCGGGCAGCTCGGACGGAAAGATTAAATTGTGGAGCATTGGCCAGCAGCGGTGTATTCAGACAATCGGTGTCCATACGGAAG GCGTTTGGGCTTTACTCATGACAGATAATTTTTCGCACGTAATTTCCGGTAGCAGGGATAAAAAGATTGTGATGACTGAGTTGCGCAATCCAACGAACAGTGTGTTGATCTGCGAAGAACGAGCTCCGGTGCTGAGCTTGTGCTATAACATCGACCAGACCGGTCTCTGGGCGACAACGTGGAACAGTGATATCCGGTGTTGGAAGCTGAACAAAACGGATAAGTTGAGTAACTATAACTACAGTAGCAACAGCAGTATCAACAGTAACAGCGGAGGAACCGCCGTTGATGGGAATCCGATTACGAACTCGACCGCTTCGTTGGGTTCTGCGAATGCCGTCAACACAGCCGGCGCCAGTCAGGGAAAGGGCTACGAAGTGGCCTGCATTAAAGGGGGAGCAGCGATAAAAAAGTATCACGTGTTGAACGATAAGAGGTTTATGCTGACTAAAGACAGCGAGCAGAATGTGGCAATTTACGATGTGTTAAAGGTTAAGAAAGTTGAAGATTTGGGTAAAATTGAATACGAGGATGAAATCAAAAAGCGCAGCCAGAGGGTATATGTTCCGAACTGGTTCACGGTTGATCTGAAAACAGGG ATGCCAACGATTGTGCTCGGTCAGGATGAGGTGGACTGCTTTGCGGCGTGGGTTTCAGCCGAAGCTGGCCTTCCGGAGCATGCAGAAGCCGGTACGGATCCAAAAGTAAACTATGGCAGCCTGCTGCTGCAAGCACTGTTGGAATACTGGAAACCGCCACCTCCGCATCACCACTTGCAAGGCGGTCCGGACATGGAAAACGGTTGCGACGGAGACATCCGTGGAAACGAGTACTTTATCATACCGAAACACACGCCGATCATTTTCAGTGAAGTTGGCGGACGAAATGTGTGCCGTTTGCTCGTGAAGGATGCCGCCGGGGAGACCGAAAGTGCGCTGCTGAGCGAAACCGTTCCGTCCTGGGTGACCAACGTGGTAATCGAACGAACAATTCCCAAGTTTATCAAGCTTCCCTTCTACTTGCTTGCCCATCCTTCGATGCTGAAGCAGGATCGCAGCAAAAAG GAACGGCTCATCGCGAACGAGTTCATCCAGTGCCGGAAGGTGTGCGAGCACGTGCTGGAAAAGGTACTGGGGGCCGATCTGCCGGCCAGCACCGGCAACTCCAACTCGTCGCAGAACAACAGCCAAAGTGATGCCAACTCCGAGGGCAGTCAGGTACCGGCCGAGGAACGAATCGAGCTGCTGTGCAATGATGTG GTTTGTGACCCCAACATGGACCTCCGAACGGTGCGGCATTTCATCTGGAAGCAATCGTCGGATCTCACCTTTCACTATCGAACCAAGTCAAATTAg